CCAGGTGAAGATCCGCGGCTTCCGGATCGAGACCGGCGAGATCGAGTCCCACCTGCTGGAGCACCCGGCGGTCAGCGCGGCCGTGGTGGTGCCGCAGCCCGACGGCGACGGCGAACGGCGGCTGGTCGGCTACGTGGTGGCCGACCCCGGGCCGGACGCCGGCCCCGACGACGAGGAGGAGCTCCGCGACGGCCAGGCCGCCGAGTGGGAGATGATCTTCGACGGGATGTACGGGCACGGCGGGGGAGAGCACGCCGCGGACTTCGACATCTCCGGCTGGAACAGCAGCTACACCAACGAGCCGATCCCCGCCGCCGAGATGCGCGAGTGGGTCGAGGCCACGGTCGACCGGATACGCGCCCTGCGGCCCCGCCGGGTGCTGGAGATCGGCTGCGGCACCGGCCTGCTGCTCTCCCGGCTGGCCGCCGACACCGAGGAGTACCTGGGCACCGACTTCTCCGCCGAGGTGCTCTCCCGGCTCGCCCCCAAGGTCCGCTGGCCGCAGGCCGCCCTCCAGCGCCGCGCCGCCCACGACCTGGCCGGCCTGCCCGCCGACCACTACGACACCGTGGTGATCAACTCGGTCGCGCAGTACTTCCCCAGCGGCCGGTACCTGCTGGACGTGCTGGAGGGCGCCGTCGCGCTGGCCCGCAAGCCCGGCCGGATCTTCCTCGGCGACGTCCGCGACCTGGCCACCCTGGAGGAGTTCGCGCTCTCGGTCGAACTCTCCCGGGCCGACGACCGGATGCCGCTCGGCCGGCTGCGCCAGCAGATCGCCCGCCGGCTCGCCGACGAGGACGAACTGGTCCTCGACCCGGCCTTCTTCCACGCCCTGCGGCTGCGCCTGCCGCAGATCAGCGGCATCGAGGTCCAGCTCAAGCGCGGCACCGCCGACAACGAGATGACCCGCTACCGCTACGACGTGGTGCTGCACCTCGGCGGCAGCCGCCCCGCCCCCCGCCCGGCCGGACCCCGGGTCGACTGGCGGCAGGAGGGCCTGGACGCCGCCGCGCTGGCCCGCCTGCTGGCCCGCAACCCGCGGGGCGCGGTGGTCACCGGCATCCCCAACGCCCGGGTCACCGGCGAGCGCACCGCGCTGCGGCTGCTGCACGACGCCGAACCCGGCTCCACCGTCGCCGACCTGCGCTCCGCGCTGCGCCGGGCCGGCGCCCCGGCGGGCCTCGACCCGGAGACCGTCCACCGCCTCGGCGAGCAGGCCGGCTTCACCGTCCGGGCCGGACGGCTCGGCCCCGAGGGCGGCAGCGACTACGACGCGGTCTTCCTCCCCGACACCGACACCGGCACCGGCACCGGCGCCGGCGTCGGCGCCGACACCGGGTGGGACGACCCCGTGCCGGAGGCCGCCGCCCCGGCGCTGCCCGCCGGCGTCCCCGTCGACCCGCTGGCCCACGCCACCGAGCCGCTCACCGCCCGCCGCCGCGGCCGGATCGCGCCCCGGCTGCGCGCCTTCCTCGCCGCCCGCGTCCCCGACCACATGCTGCCCGCCGCGTTCGTCGTGCTGGACCACCTGCCGCTCACCCCGAACGGCAAGGTCGACCGCGAGGCGCTGCCCGCCGTCGACCTGGTCCGCCCGGTGCTGCGCACCGAGTACACCGCCCCCGCCACCCCCACCGAGGAGCGGGTCGCCCGGGCCTGGGCCGCCGTCCTCGGCCTGCTCCGGGTCGGCGCCGACGACAACTTCTTCGAGCTCGGCGGCCACTCGCTGCTCGCCACCAAGCTGGTCTTCCGGCTGCGCACCGAGTTCGGCGTCGACCTGCCGCTGCGGGCGCTGTTCGAGCACCCGACGGTGGCCGGCACCGCCGCCGCCGTCGAGCGCTGCCTGAGCGGCGCGCAGGCCCTCCCGGGCACCGACGTCGACCCGGCCGACCTGCTGCTGGCCGCCGACGTCACCGCCGCGGGCTACCGGGCGCACACCGGCCCGCTCGGCCGGGTGCTGCTCACCGGCGCCACCGGCTTCCTCGGCGCGTACCTGCTCGCCGAACTGGTCCGCTCCACCCCCGCCACCGTGGAGTGCCTGGTCCGGGCCGGCTCCGACCGGGAGGCCGGGCAGCGGCTGCGCACCGCCCTGGAGCGGTACGGCCTATGGACCCCGCAGCTCGCCGCCCGCACCGTCGCCCTGGCCGGCGACCTGGCCCGGCCCCGCCTCGGCCTCGACGAGGAGCGCTTCGCCCGGCTCGCCGCTCGCACCGACGCGGTCTTCCACAGCGGCGCGGCCGTCAACCTCACCTACCCGTACGAGGAGTTGAGGCCCGCCAACGTGACCGGCACCGAGGAGGTCCTGCGGCTCGCCGCCCGCTCCGGCCGGGCCGCCGTCCACCACGTCTCCACCATCGGGTCTTCGCCGGGAACGGCCCCGACGGCCGGGTCGGCGAGCACACCCCGACCGGCCCGTCGGCCGAACTGCGGCAGGGCTACACCCGCTCCAAGTGGGTCGCCGAACAGCTGGTGCTGGAGGCCGCCCGGCGCGGCCTCGCCACCGCCCTCTACCGCCCCAGCCGGATCAGCGGCGCCACCACGACCGGCGCCTGCCAGTCCGACGACTTCCTGTGGCGGATCGTCAAGGGCTGCGTCCAGGCCGGGGCCGCGCCGCAGGGCGCCGACATCCCGCTCGACCTCGTCCCGGTCGACCACGTCGCCGCCGCGGTGGTCGCGCTCTCCCGGCCGGACGCGCCCGGCCCGGCCGCCGAGCCGCACCACCTGACCAGCCCGCACCACCTGACCAGCCCGCACCCGCTGCGCCTGGGCGACGTGTTCGACCACCTGCGCGGGGCCGGCTACCCGCTGCGCCCGCTGCCCTTCGACGCCTGGGCCGCCGCGATCGCCGAGGACCCGGCCAACGCCGCCTACCCGCTGCTCGGCGTGGTCGGCGCGGACACCCTCGGCGACACCTCCGCCGTCCGCTTCGACTCCGCCCGCACCACCGAGCGGCTCGCCGAGCGGGGCGTGCACTGCCCGCCGGTCGCCGGCGCCCTGCTCGACACCCAGCTCGCCTGGTTCGTCCGCACCGGCTACCTGCCGGCCGCCCCCGCCACTCCTGACGCCCCCGCTGCCCCCGCTGTCGCTGCCCCCGCTGTCGCCACCCCCGCTGTCGCTGACGCCCTGACTGGAGACGCCCGATGACCACCACCGCCGCCCCGCAGCCGACCACCGCCCCGAAGCCGTCCGTCGCCGTCCCCGGCGAGTCCTCCTACACCGCCGACGTCCACCCCGACCTGGACTTCGAACTCGACCGGCTGCGCAACCAGGCCCTGCTCGTCTGGCCCAAGGAGGTCCGGCTGCTCCAGTACCTGGGCCTGCGCCCCGACACCGACCTGCTGGAGGTCGGCAGCGGCCCCGGCTTCGTCACCGGCCAGTTGCTCCGGGAGGTCCCGCAGGGCACCGTCACCGCCCTCGAACTCGACGCCGACCTGCTGGAACGCTCCAGGCACAACCTGCGCGGCGCCGACACCTCCCGGCTCACCCTGGTGCCCGGCTCGATCCTGGACAGCGGCCTGCCCGCCGACTCGGCCGACCTGGCGCTGGTCCGGATGGTGCTCCAGCACCTGCCGCAGCCGGAGGCCGCCCTGGCCGAACTGCACCGGCTGGTCCGCCCCGGCGGCCGGGTCGTCGTCACCGACGTCGACGACCACGTCTGGGGCGTCCTCGACCCGGCGCTGCCCAAGCTCCAGCCGATCCTGGACCGCCGCAACGAGCTCCAGGCGGTGCGCGGCGGCAACCGGCTGATCGGCCGCCGCCTGGGCCGGCTGCTGAAGGCCGCCGGCTTCACCGACATCACCGTCGACGCCATCGCGGTCTCCAGCGACGAACTCGGCCTGGACGCCCTGCTCCCGCAGATCGACATCGCCCCGCGGCTGGCCCTGCTGCTCCAGGAGGGCATCGTCACCGAGCAGGAGATGGCCGAACTGCTGGCCGAGCGCGAGGAGTTCCTGGCCCACCCG
This is a stretch of genomic DNA from Kitasatospora fiedleri. It encodes these proteins:
- a CDS encoding methyltransferase domain-containing protein; translated protein: MTTTAAPQPTTAPKPSVAVPGESSYTADVHPDLDFELDRLRNQALLVWPKEVRLLQYLGLRPDTDLLEVGSGPGFVTGQLLREVPQGTVTALELDADLLERSRHNLRGADTSRLTLVPGSILDSGLPADSADLALVRMVLQHLPQPEAALAELHRLVRPGGRVVVTDVDDHVWGVLDPALPKLQPILDRRNELQAVRGGNRLIGRRLGRLLKAAGFTDITVDAIAVSSDELGLDALLPQIDIAPRLALLLQEGIVTEQEMAELLAEREEFLAHPDPAVLLTMFVVSGRKQG